In Raphanus sativus cultivar WK10039 unplaced genomic scaffold, ASM80110v3 Scaffold0789, whole genome shotgun sequence, the DNA window ACATAGCTACTGGTCATTTACTTTTTAGTTTCTTTAGATTTCAACAATCAGAGTGGCGCAGCGGAAGCGTGGTGGGCCCATAACCCACAGGTCCCAGGATcgaaacctggctctgataaacctgtaacataatttttttttttattcaccaCCCGCTCGACTCTCGCTTTACgtttctttaaataattatatttccaACCGTTATTATCTCAAAACACCTTTTAAAACGACATTGAAATTATGAAATAGAGAGACCACATGATTACGTCTTATGTTTATGTATGAACAACGGTACTAAAGCCAAGCTCTGATCCAACAATATTGTATCTTTTACAGACATAAAGACATTTGCTTACGAAAACATTTAATGGAAGAGAAACAGACAAAGACAAAATCTCTCACAAACTCAAGTTTACTTGTCGAATTGTTGCAGATCGATTTCCCAAACTGAAGCCAGCTGCATCACCAGCTCTTCCGGCGCTGGACCTTCCCAGTCTTCAGGCGGGTCCATGGTTGAACATGCGTCTTGTAAGTTGAACAAGATATCACTCTTCAGTTCCATTGGAACTCCAAATGTGTCTGCACCGTCTTGTAAAACCAATTCCAGCAACTTCAAATGCCAAAACAACAGAGAGAGACAAACACATGTTAAGATCAAAACATCATATGATTCTTGGAACTTAATGTCCTCTAAAGAAGAGATACCTGTTGAATCCAAGATAGGCAAATGTCGTAGAGATTGTGATCCAGGAGAAACTGGGCGATGAAATTAAGAGCTTCGTTTGCAATCTCATTTGACATCTGGTCAAGAGAAGGCCCTGtcttgtccatcagtttgatgATCAAGTGCTGGTCACCGGCGCAAAGGACTTCTGCGTAAGCAGAATCAATGTCACCAACACGGAGTGAGTGCATTGCATTACTCCATGAACTCCATATCGGGTCACGTTCCTGCCCTTCGCCTTCTTCATCTCCCATGGCTTCAGCTTCAGGGACAGCCGCAACTCGTGTTGGACGAGTGACTGCACCATCCTCGCCGGCTACTCTAATAGCTTCAAGTGTAGCTTCATCCTTTGATGCCTGCCACACACTTCTTGCTGAGGGACCTTCACCATATCTAATAGTCCCAGCTGCTTTATTATCCCAACCTCTCCTGCCATTTCCCATGTGCTCATTCTGATATTGTTCCGACCGGGGTGATCTTCTTGGCCCGTTTTGTCCGTTTCTGGAAGCACCATGTTGATGCATGAACCAGTCATCCGGCATGTCAGAACCCCACATCCTGCCCCTCATAGCTCCATCAGGTTGTGAGCCTCTCTCCCCTGGACCTCGGCCATTATATTTTCCAGTGGAGTAGTTTGCAAAGCTATTATATTTGCCAAATCCAGCTGTGGGATTACCCCTACGACCTGATGATATTGAAAGATCTCTTGCCATGTCTTCAACAATCCTCTCTAAACCCCTTACCCTGCCCTCTAAGGTCACCATACTGTCATGTGAACCACCAATAAACTCCTGGAGCATGTTCATAAGGTTAGTCTGTTGTCTCTCCAGCTGCAATAACTGCCTCTGGATCGCTGTCCAATTTCCTCTGTTACTTGTAAAAGATCCTTCAGAATGATTATCAGTATCGGAGATAGCGGCGTGATTCCCGGCTGTCTGCTTTCCATTTACAACGCCAGCCTTATCATCAGCAGATGTCCCTGCCTGTGATATGTTCCCATCAGACCTACCTTTTACCTGTTTATCACTCGCAGACTCTGGAAATCCATGATCATTTGATTGGATGTTCTTGAAGCGATTTGAAGATCCCATGGCATTGAGATCATCGAGTCCTGATTCTTCCTCATCTTCATTTTTACATCTACGAGGAACTACTACTTCCACGGACTGCCTTCTTTCTAGTCTTTGGAAAAATTCAGGATTAAACTCTTTGTCACTTAACGCAGGTGCTTTCTTCTTCAACATGACTGCTGCTTTTTCAGGAAGACCTCCTTTTGCCTTAGAAGCAGAATCAGGTAAGAGTATTGAACCATTGGATGCCTCCTTTTTCATTAGATCAGATAGATTAGACCTTTTATCCCCGTTCTTCTCTGAACCAAGCTGCTCACCAGATGAACTCTTTGACTCGTCTGGAGCACCATCTACAGATTTTCCAGAAATCTTTTTCCATAATTGTAGGGCCTCTGTCACACTTTCCCTGACAGGTTTAATCTGTCCAAGAAAATACCATTATTAAATTGTTTTGAGAAGATCACCACATAACCTAACTAATACACTTTCCATGAATGTAGCATTTCACAAAACATTCCCCAATTACAACGCTCACTAGTGAAAGGAAAGTGATAGATAACTGAAACTTAAGATAATGCAGATCATAGTAAATAAATAACGAAAGAGGCTCGGTGAGAAATCAAATGATGAGGAAAGCCAACAAGAACCATCAACTACCAATTGATATGCCTGAGCTGGTTATGACATATCACATATGACATTATTTTACAAACAATTACTGAGCTTTCGATGTTTTAAACACGGTCATAGTGGAACTGAATTTACTTAGAGAAAGAGAACGTAGCTACCTTGTCAAACCGACAGGTCTCAAGCGCCGCAAGAGTGGAATCTGTTCTGTCCTTTAGCAAACTGCTAGAATGTGATGCCAATGCGGTTAAGGTCTCAGCCGCAGCCTTTCGTGTTACCCAATCTGTACTTCCAAGGCAATCATGAATACTTTCTAGCAACGACTCCAAGCTCTGAGGCGCAATGGCTCCAACCTGAACCAGAGTTATTGATCTGTTACTACTCTTTTTCATAGACAAGTTAAACCATTGAACCAACTAGCAACGAAGTACCAGAAGTAAGGACTCAAAATTACACTTTATCTAGctaaccaaaatgaaaaaaaaaaaaaaaaaattcagcaaACCTGAGAGAGACTCGAAACGACGGGCAAAAGGGAAGCTTTAGCCAAGAAACTAGAATTACTCAAAAGCTTGCAGATTCTAGGGCAAAGCTTCTGGAAAGAAGCAACGGGAGGAGTAGCAGCCGATTCCACCATCCTAGCCATACACACCGCCGCACCAGATTGCACCACTTTATTCTGCTCACCCATAGCCTCAAACAACGGCTTAACGAACAACCCCACCGCAAGCGTATTGCTCCCTTCCTCTCTCCCCTTGAGATAAATCCCCGACAGAGCCCCGATCGTATCCCTACACGCGTCCCTGACTCCCGAATCCGAGTCCTTGAGGCGCTTGACGACCTGCGCGATGATCCGGGTGAGATGCGCGGCGGTGGAGTCGGAGTGGAGGCTGCAGACGTAGGAGAGGAGGTGGAGGCACTCCTTCTTGACGGAGGGTTTGGGATCGGAGCAGGAGTCGTAGAGGCAGTTGAGGAACATGGGTAGGGTTTCGGGGGTGAGGGATTGGATCGTTTTCTCGAGATCTTCGACGGCGATCTGGTAGGTGTCTCGATCGGCGAGTTTGGAGATGGAGGTGAGGATCTTCTGCTTCTGCTCCACCATGGCTTGGAACGAAGTGAGGGAACTGGGATTGGGATTGGAGGATGACCTAGAAGATGTTGCGCTTGATGACCTTGCTGGTCTTGTTGGCTTCGCGGACGTCGTGGGTGTGCTCATTTCTGAGAATGCTGATGAGAGGAGAGGAGAATAAGAGAGGCGATTTGGAGAAGGAAGACGAGATCTGTGTCACAGTGGAGAGAGTAACGATGGTTAAGACTGGGATTAGGAAATGAGTCGCTCAATCTTCAAGCTttctcaaactttttttttttttcaaattttaagatttaaaatagtTACTTATTCCAGTGCTGGAATATTGTTTTGTTGCGAAAATTTGGGCTTGGCACTTTAGGCCCATAGCGAATAAGGCCCAACaggtttatatatgttttctctGCTAACCTTGGAGACCATCATGTGCTCAtcctttttcattttattttttttgggaCTAATGCTCATCCTTTTTCTATCAAAGTCTTGGATCAGAAAAACAGTCCTTCCGACTGCATTCGTTTCCTGAAAAGCTCCAACTCTATACCGCAAAGATCTTTCCGATGTTCTTAACAATCTTTCTGTAGCTCCACCAACCATATGACTTGGCCTATGATCGATCACCTTTTAAACATGTCCAAAACTGAACACTCTTCTACAACAGCATCGAGTTAGGTTCACTATGACAGACACATATGCTCGGATTCACTAATCCAACACACGAGTTTTCCAATGAAGTTATatccaaaacatatatatataaaagagttCTCTAATGAATGTTCAATTATTACTTTGAATCCATCCAAAATAATACTCTATCGTGTTTACTCGCATCAGCTTTGTTTCTCCCAAGTATTATAAGCTTAAACAAGGAGATTGAAGACGTAAAAGAAAGCAATAAGAAAGCAAATGGAACTTTGGTAATGAGAgctaaatatgaaataacaaacTAAATATTTCGAAGGTTTTAAACTTGGAATTAAGATCCGACAACAGTGTAGATAATGAAGCTGAGATTTCCAAAAACACTAATTGCCAAtccaaaatacaaaaagaaaaaaagacacgCAGATAAATACTCAATTTGATCAAGCAGTGATCTCCTTCTTGAGTTTTGCAAGCTCTTGCCTGACAACGCCAGCTTTCTGCAAAACAAAGCACCAAAGCCATATTAACACTTTAGTTACGCACAAGGCACCAACACAGTCATAGAATTTCCAACAAATTAACACACAAACTGACCTTGATTTTGGCCAACATGATCTTGAACCTGTCAAAATCATTGAGGCTAGCCCTACGCTTCTGAACGATAAGCTTCCTACCCCATGAGCTCTTCTCCCACTTGTTCTTCACGTCTACAAACACTTTCACGGATTAGAtgggaacaaaaataaaaaaaactcaactttacaCATTAAACACAGCATCACAACTCACCAGCCTTCTCCATGGCCTCGATCAAAGCCTTCTTCTTTGGGACTCTGTTGATCTCAATCACGATATCGGTGAGAGACAACCTCTTGAAGTTCATCTGGATCCTCTCCATGTCTGGGGCGTCAACCAAAGCCTAAACGCCAAGTACAAAACAAGGACTCAATAAGAACAGTATAATGAAACTAAAATTCACAATATAGACAAAAGTTTATAACACCAAGTCAAGAGTCATCAAGGTAGGTAATGGCTTTATAGCAGTTATTATCAGCAAATCATTTAGATAATAAACCCACCTATAGATGAAACTAATCTAGGGAAAGGCAACTTTCGTTCACAACCAAAATGTTCAGCTAGTTCAACATTACAACAAGAGGTAAGCTAACACTGACATTACGtctgaataaaagaaaaattaaacatacCCTGTTCTGGTCAACGACGTCGACGATGACGACGAGCTTTCCATGGTCTTTTCCGTAGTTAACAAGTGCAACTCTCCCGATCTCCACGTACCTCTTGAACACCTAAACGATCACAAACAACACATGAAAATCTCAGTCACAACCACTTGACTGAAGACAACCTAAACACTTGTCTACAATAAATATCGAGAACAAAGAAATCACAAAATGTAAATCTCACCATTTTCGCTTAGAAGGTTAGAAGCAAAAAGTTGAGGAGAGCAAGAGCAGCTGAAGGCGTCTTACCTCTTGCTGAAGAGACTATTTAAACCTAAACCTAAAGTTCTTTAGGGTTTTCCGTTTTGGGCCGTAGTTATCAAATAAATACTTAACAGGCCCATATAATGGTTCAAATTCAATAACTTAAAAGCCTAatagtaaaacgacgtcgttgaGCCTGGCTGGCTCTTTGCCTTCTATATGCTTTTACATACATTTCGTTGATAATCATTTCATCGATCATTCTGCGACAGAACGTTACAAAAGTCAACGATTTATTAATATTCACGGAACTATGATTCGGTTACAGATGTAAAAAAAGGAGGGGGTGACAGCAAAAATCGAAACTCCGACTAACTGTCATGACTAATGAGACCAGGTCATCTTTATCAGGCAAGAGGAAGATACTTATTAAAAGCGACgaccaaacaaagaaaaaaagagacagaaaaaaaaactaaagaaaccCAAATAACAAAAGTTTCTGTCTTTTTCGACTCCAATTCACTGGGTCACCCCCCTTCAATTCccgatctttttttttcttcaaaaagaaaaaaaaaccgacAATATTTCTTCATTGATTGTTGTCGATCGAGTTTTTGAGGGGATCCCGGTCCAGTGTATTGGTGGTttctgttaattttttttcccgGGTAAAAATTTGCGGTGTATAATTTGGGGTTGGAGATGTGGGGAGGTGCAGCTGAGCCGGTGGATTCTTATTACCAAGTTCGTCCTGAGTGCACAGATGTCGCCAAGACTAGATTCAAAATCAAGGTTACATTCTTCATCCTTGACAAAAATgttgattaacatatatatataatccagATTCATTGCTTATTGATCTTGTCTGGAATGCAATGATCTCTCCTAATGAGGGACACATTGATCTTAGGAGCTGTTTTTAAGGCTCTCAGATCTATACTTTGATCTCATTTGATATTTTTCAGCTTCGCtgatttgtgtgttttagaGAAAGGCATGGACTTGTTTGCCCTATATTTCGTGAAATATAATTCAGAAAAGGAGTTTGGCAACATGTGTTTGATGTTAAGAGCCACTGAAAGTTTCTGACCGATCATTTTTGTGATGTTCTGTGGTGCAGCCAGGCAAAACTCTAAGTGTAAGAAAATGGCAGGCTGCATTTGTCCAAGACGGGACTCTCGATATTGGCAAGACTCTAAGACGAATCCGGAGAGGGGTATGTCATTTTCTCAAAACTCTTTTTTGGCCTAGACTTTTGCTTTTAATCTCTTCGACAATTAATTGATTTGTAGGGAATCCATCCATCAATTAGAGGCGAAGTATGGGAGTTCTTACTTGGCTGTTATGACCCATCTAGTACTTTCGACGAAAGAGAGCAAATCCGACAACGCAGAAGGTAAAAGATTATCTTGTcctttttttatatgtttaccAATCTTTGCTGCTACGTTTGCTTTAACTAATGCGTTGATATCTCCTTTCAGAAAGCAGTATGCTTCTTGGAAAGAAGAGTGTAAGAAAATGTTTCCTGTGATTGGAAGTGGAAGTTTCATTACAGCACCTGTAGTTACTGAAAATGGCCAACCTAACCTTGATCCTCTTGTTATTCAAGAAATCAACTTaggtacaaaaaaaaaagaagaaaatatcatCTCTTCCCTTTTCTTTTTCCATTACCTTAAGTTTTTTTCTAATAGTAATTAATGTGCTTCTTCTCTCAGGTACAAACTCAAATGGTTCAGTTTTCTTTAAAAAGCTCACAAGTCGTGGACCTCTTGATAAGAAAGTTATCCAATGGCTCCTATCACTTCACCAGATTGGTTAGTGTGACTTTATTGTTATCATGTGTGGCTTCATCTATCTCCTCCACCGGTTCGTTTAAGttgtttaatttttgtattttgtcaGGTCTTGATGTGAACCGTACAGACAGGTCTTTGGAATTTTATGAGAAAAAGGAGAATATGTCCAAGCTTTGGGATATTCTCTCTGTTTATGCTTGGATAGACCAAGATGTCGGTTACTGTCAAGGAATGAGTGATCTTTGTTCTCCAATGATTGTGCTTCTTGAAGACGAAGCTGATTCATTcttttgttttgagagattaaTGCGTCGATTGGTACTTGTTACCTTTAACCATACTTTCAATGTATCTTTTTCGTGTTTGGTATTATGGTAGTAAACGTTTATGTTTTTTCGAAATGAAAAGCGAGGAAACTTCCGGTGCACGGGGAGATCTGTTGGAGTTGAAGCTCAACTTACTCATTTGTCTTCAATTACTCAGACTATTGACCCAAAGCTTCACCAACATCTAGGTATAACTACTACTACTGCTACTACAGCTTCTTTGCCTCTCTATGTGTAACATACTCATCTGTTAACCACTGCTCTGGTTCTTGTGAAATGAAGATAAACTAGGGGGAGGTGACTATCTCTTCGCCATTCGGATGCTAATGGTTCAGTTCAGAAGAGAATTCTCGTTTTGTGACTCTTTGTACCTTTGGGAGGTAACGATGATTcttgtctctcactctctctcttataAGGATATAATTTTTCTTCTACATTCTTGAACTGATGCTCAATGACAAACCTATTCCCATAGATGATGTGGGCTCTTGAGTACGACCCTGATCTCTTTCACGTGTACGAGGCGCATCAATGCGGGACTGAGAAACCCGAAGTGTCCAATGGTAAACCAAAGTCGATGAGCCAATGCGGAAAGTACGAGAGGCAAAACATGAGGAATGGAGGCAAAAGCGCGGAAGGTCCTTTGCCTATATCTGTTTTTCTAGTGGCCAGTGTCTTGAAAGACAAGAGTTATAAGCTCATGACTGAAGCACGTGGACTTGATGACGTCGTTAAGGTTAAAACATAGATTATTCGTCtcttttaacttttcttttattctGGTGAATCACATTCCTCATCCCAGTTActtatgatgatgatgctctTAGATACTCAACGACATGAGTGGAAACTTGGATGCCAAGAAAACATGTTCTGGAGCTATAAAGATACACAAGAGATATCTCAGAAAGGTTACTTCTAAGTTTCTGTCTGTTTGTGTCTCTCTGCCTGGAAGTCTATCTTATGTTGTGTTCTCTCTTATTGCAGGCTAAGAAATAGCACTGGCAAACATTCATGATTCTCCCTGCTTAAACCTGGGTGGAAATTGAGCCTTActacacacacaaacacatacacaaggaaaaaaaaacatatttgtaaGCTGttcataaaatttgattttgcatttatatatatgaacaacaagatgttttttttttgtatgtattTACCGAAGGGgaaatttaaaaaggaaagagaCTGTTCTTAAGTTCATAATACTCATTTTCTGTTATACAAAGACGAAAATATAGACCAAAGCACAACCTGTAGTAACGGGCAAAAGTGTATTTAAGTGACAGACAATCACATTACTTTTGATCAATGGATACAAGTTTCCTTGGATCAATCTCAAATCTTTGAATAAAGAGATAATATAGACGTTCTCTACAAGTTAAGAGACCACAGCTAAACAGAAAGCAACTTGCATAATTAACTAAGGCTCACGTCAGTTGCACCCTATGCTTCTGCTGTTCTGCAGCATGGACTCTGACTGTTATTTGATGTTTACCAATCTTCTAGACTAAGGCACAATTTGTATTAAGGGGCAAAAGTGAATTCAGAGAGAATTAAGCTGCATCAGTTCCTTTTGACTAATGGATACAAGTTTTCTATgatcaaacaaaatttaaatagatACATAAAACAATTCTCTTCAAGTCCCTTTACCATGGCTAAACAGAAAGCAACTTACATAAAATAACTAATACAACAATACCTAAACACTGCTTAATTAAAACGAATACGTGATGGCGAGAAATGTTGTGATCACTAGGAGAATCAAGGGCAATAATCTCATGCCAGATAATCTCTTCCCGGAACTCTTCTTAGGAAAAAACTTAGGAAGCTCACATTGTTCTCCATTGAAGAAAACTCTCTTAGGGAATCCATCTCCTCCTGGAATATTCAAACTCCCCAAATGCTTTTTAAACGAGATAACCGACTGCATTTTCCCTGGAACCATGGGGTCTCTACCAGGGTGCGTCCCGTTCTTCAGACCGATCAAGAAGTTCATACCACGAAGTCCTTGGAAGAAAATGGTCTGGTTCTTAGGTGGAATTCTCGACCCATTAAAGGAGTAAACATTCTCATACCCTAAACCAGCTTTCCCCAAATCAACAGCAGCAAACCAGTCCTCCACCGCATTAGCTCCCCAGTTAAAAACCGTTACCCTCGCCGACCATCCATCAGCGTAGTCCGAGTTAACATGCCAGTTCAAGCTGATTCCGCAGTTGTCAGGACAAGGGAGCTTCTTTGGGAAAGCCAAGTGTTTCCTCTTTGCCCATACTTTTGCCTTGAGCGTCCTGTTTTCAAACGGTACCAAGAGCGAGTCGGGAGGGAGGAGAAGCTGTCTGGCGTTGTCGTTGCAAGTGTCGGTGTCTATGTCTCCGCAACCGCAAGCGCATGTGTTGCAAGGAATGGCTGAGTCGTTGTAGAAGGCTGAGTAAGAGACACAGCAACGAGCAGcttttggtttaggttttgttATGTTGCAGATGATTTGCCAGCTGGCGAAAGCGTAGGTGGTGGCTTGGAGACCGCTCGGGTCAGGGAACCCGGTTGGATCTACTCTTACAGGTGGTCCGCATTTGTACTGAGGATTGACTATACCGTCTATTTTCCAATGCTGAGGAGGGAAGAAAGCTGTCCTGTTCTGATCAGGTGGCACCTTGTATACCTAAACCAAACACATTCAAATCCTAGATGAAACACTCCTAATTAGGATGAGCACAATTACCTagaaccaaaaaccaaaacataCCAATCCGAAAAAAtgaaaccgaaccaaatttCATAGTTATCTAAAATGGCTCTTGTAtctctaaaaccaaaaaaatctaagcggaatgggtatccgaaattttaaaaatgtagtttatatatctaaaatattagttttatttagttctgaaataactaaatatttttaaaatactgtCTATAAACCTAATTATCAGTAAAAATTGAATTCTCAAATGTTTtatccaaattttttaaaaattagtcaAATCATAAATTATATTCTTAACATTCTCTGATATTAGCCggtttttaatattgttatctaAACCAAACCTAAAACTGAATTAACCGAACCAAATTTAGATAATACAGGATGGATCTCTGGAAccgaaaacccaaaaacctgaaaACCAGAACAAACAGAAACCGAACTGGCCATGCCTACTCCTAACTATTTATTCACCAAACACTTTACTTGTTCTGTCTTGGGGGCTAACCTGTAACTGGAAAATGGCTCTGGACTTAGAGGCATCCATGAGAGCTGGCAAGAGAGTTCCATTCTTGCAGCAATACGGCAACATGCCGATGAGTTTATCTTCTTTACGTTCAGCTGGTAAGTCTTTAATAATAGGCTTCTTCTGACAAGTAGCTACCTGAGAGAAATCAAGATCCCCATAAAACTGTCCTGCCTTGCTGTGCAAGCATTCTGAAGGGTTCTTCTCGGCTGAGTAAGCTCCACGCAAGGAGTGGATGAACTCTCCTCGCATCCACTCAAATGTCAAATTCCAGTGGTCTAACCGTCCCAATGGACTATCATTGTCTATAGTTACCTGTTCAAAAACATATCAGTTTCAATCATTTATGTATGTATCGATA includes these proteins:
- the LOC108828127 gene encoding 60S ribosomal protein L14-2 yields the protein MVFKRYVEIGRVALVNYGKDHGKLVVIVDVVDQNRALVDAPDMERIQMNFKRLSLTDIVIEINRVPKKKALIEAMEKADVKNKWEKSSWGRKLIVQKRRASLNDFDRFKIMLAKIKKAGVVRQELAKLKKEITA
- the LOC130503078 gene encoding COBRA-like protein 11, yielding MLRLSNSLKLLDHLSSSSLFSLSCVLRNLVNTLEMKIRYLNSNLLLLVLPLIILLFPTLSLAQDYGEDATKKDTPPPGLARCNGVYMSYSSGGREKLYPRTKNATAQAWSFKATAMIVNTGIEEVKGWEMFVGYNHREIIVSATGAVSSDGDFPYDASNGTTFIGSPNTDLKTSIETAGDYTKISTDIEITGTLFGGRGTATPLPKSIKLVNDGWQCPAATSKGGTMQVCCKRNPKFKAKKKAKTKFTPRRHGDLNIIYDVLQAYTSNYMAQVTIDNDSPLGRLDHWNLTFEWMRGEFIHSLRGAYSAEKNPSECLHSKAGQFYGDLDFSQVATCQKKPIIKDLPAERKEDKLIGMLPYCCKNGTLLPALMDASKSRAIFQLQVYKVPPDQNRTAFFPPQHWKIDGIVNPQYKCGPPVRVDPTGFPDPSGLQATTYAFASWQIICNITKPKPKAARCCVSYSAFYNDSAIPCNTCACGCGDIDTDTCNDNARQLLLPPDSLLVPFENRTLKAKVWAKRKHLAFPKKLPCPDNCGISLNWHVNSDYADGWSARVTVFNWGANAVEDWFAAVDLGKAGLGYENVYSFNGSRIPPKNQTIFFQGLRGMNFLIGLKNGTHPGRDPMVPGKMQSVISFKKHLGSLNIPGGDGFPKRVFFNGEQCELPKFFPKKSSGKRLSGMRLLPLILLVITTFLAITYSF
- the LOC108842804 gene encoding microtubule-associated protein TORTIFOLIA1; protein product: MSTPTTSAKPTRPARSSSATSSRSSSNPNPSSLTSFQAMVEQKQKILTSISKLADRDTYQIAVEDLEKTIQSLTPETLPMFLNCLYDSCSDPKPSVKKECLHLLSYVCSLHSDSTAAHLTRIIAQVVKRLKDSDSGVRDACRDTIGALSGIYLKGREEGSNTLAVGLFVKPLFEAMGEQNKVVQSGAAVCMARMVESAATPPVASFQKLCPRICKLLSNSSFLAKASLLPVVSSLSQVGAIAPQSLESLLESIHDCLGSTDWVTRKAAAETLTALASHSSSLLKDRTDSTLAALETCRFDKIKPVRESVTEALQLWKKISGKSVDGAPDESKSSSGEQLGSEKNGDKRSNLSDLMKKEASNGSILLPDSASKAKGGLPEKAAVMLKKKAPALSDKEFNPEFFQRLERRQSVEVVVPRRCKNEDEEESGLDDLNAMGSSNRFKNIQSNDHGFPESASDKQVKGRSDGNISQAGTSADDKAGVVNGKQTAGNHAAISDTDNHSEGSFTSNRGNWTAIQRQLLQLERQQTNLMNMLQEFIGGSHDSMVTLEGRVRGLERIVEDMARDLSISSGRRGNPTAGFGKYNSFANYSTGKYNGRGPGERGSQPDGAMRGRMWGSDMPDDWFMHQHGASRNGQNGPRRSPRSEQYQNEHMGNGRRGWDNKAAGTIRYGEGPSARSVWQASKDEATLEAIRVAGEDGAVTRPTRVAAVPEAEAMGDEEGEGQERDPIWSSWSNAMHSLRVGDIDSAYAEVLCAGDQHLIIKLMDKTGPSLDQMSNEIANEALNFIAQFLLDHNLYDICLSWIQQLLELVLQDGADTFGVPMELKSDILFNLQDACSTMDPPEDWEGPAPEELVMQLASVWEIDLQQFDK
- the LOC108827096 gene encoding uncharacterized protein LOC108827096, with amino-acid sequence MWGGAAEPVDSYYQVRPECTDVAKTRFKIKPGKTLSVRKWQAAFVQDGTLDIGKTLRRIRRGGIHPSIRGEVWEFLLGCYDPSSTFDEREQIRQRRRKQYASWKEECKKMFPVIGSGSFITAPVVTENGQPNLDPLVIQEINLGTNSNGSVFFKKLTSRGPLDKKVIQWLLSLHQIGLDVNRTDRSLEFYEKKENMSKLWDILSVYAWIDQDVGYCQGMSDLCSPMIVLLEDEADSFFCFERLMRRLRGNFRCTGRSVGVEAQLTHLSSITQTIDPKLHQHLDKLGGGDYLFAIRMLMVQFRREFSFCDSLYLWEMMWALEYDPDLFHVYEAHQCGTEKPEVSNGKPKSMSQCGKYERQNMRNGGKSAEGPLPISVFLVASVLKDKSYKLMTEARGLDDVVKILNDMSGNLDAKKTCSGAIKIHKRYLRKAKK